From Pyrenophora tritici-repentis strain M4 chromosome 1, whole genome shotgun sequence, the proteins below share one genomic window:
- a CDS encoding RibH, Riboflavin synthase beta-chain: MASIKGPGAPKTYDGSALRIGIVHARWNTKIIDALLEGTRKKLKEAGVKDENIVVQTVPGSYELPYAVKQLYSASQIQSSSTGVVGAAADLLGSTSDLTSLSITPSKTSNSPFDAIIAIGVLIKGETMHFEYISEAVSHGLMRLQLDNNVPVIFGLLTLLSDEQGLVRAGIGGKNGNEGHNHGEDWGSAAVELGVKRRGWVEGKFVD; encoded by the exons ATGGCATCCATCAAGGGTCCCGGTGCACCCAAAACCTACGACG GCTCCGCACTGCGCATCGGCATTGTGCACGCGAGATGGAACACTAAAATCATTGACGCGCTTCTGGAGGGTACCAGGAAGAAGTTGAAGGAGGCGGGTGTCAAGGACGAGAACATTGTTGTGCAGACTGTGCCAGGCAGTTATGAGCTGCCGTACGCTGTCAAGCA ACTCTACTCGGCCTCGCAGATTCAGTCTTCCTCGACAGGCGTGGTAGGCGCAGCTGCCGACCTCCTAGGCTCCACGTCTGACCTCACTTCTCTCTCCATAACACCGTCCAAGACGTCCAACTCGCCCTTTGACGCTATAATTGCCATTGGTGTGCTCATCAAGGGCGAGACGATGCACTTTGAGTACATTTCGGAAGCGGTAAGCCACGGGTTAATGAGGCTGCAGCTGGATAACAACGTGCCCGTCATCTTTGGCCTGTTGACGCTGTTGAGCGACGAGCAGGGACTTGTGAGGGCGGGAATTGGGGGCAAGAACGGCAACGAAGGACACAACCATGGCGAGGACTGGGGCAGTGCGGCGGTGGAGCTGGGTGTCAAGAGGAGGGGATGGGTTGAGGGAAAGTTTGTGGACTAG
- a CDS encoding GlmS, Glucosamine 6-phosphate synthetase protein: MCGIFGYINYLVEKDRKYIVDTLINGLQRLEYRGYDSAGLAIDGDKKNEVYAVKEVGKVASLKKLVDEQNFDLNKVFDSHAGIAHTRWATHGPPSRVNCHPHRSDPNWEFSVVHNGIITNYKELKTLLESKGFKFETETDTEAIAKLTKYIWSEHPDLSFPSLVKAVIKELQGAFGLLLKSVHYPHEVVAARKGSPLVIGVRTQKKMKVDFVDVEYNDEGAALPAESASHNVALKKSNNLLAPPDKSLLHRSQSRAFLSDDGVPMPTEFFLSSDPSSIVEHTKKVLYLEDDDIAHIHEGSLNIHRLHKDDGSSNVRTIQTLEIQLQEIMKGRFDHFMQKEIFEQPESVVNAMRGRLDAVNKTVTLGGLRQYLSTIRRCRRIIFIACGTSYHSCMAVRGVFEELTEIPIAVELASDFLDRQAPVFRDDTCVFVSQSGETADSLGALRYCLERGALTVGIVNTVGSSISLLTHCGVHINAGPEIGVASTKAYTSQFVCMVMFALSLSEDRASKQKRREEIIEGLTRISDQFKEVLKLDQPIKKLCERFKNQKSLLLLGRGSQHATALEGALKIKEISYLHCEAVMSGELKHGVLALVDENLPIVMILTRDDIFAKSLNAYQQVIARSGRPIIICNEDDPEFPTDKTDKIEVPKNVDVLQGLINVVPLQLMSYWMAVAEGVNVDMPRNLAKSVTVE, encoded by the exons ATGTG CGGTATCTTCGGTTACATCAACTACTTGGTGGAGAAGGACAGGAAGTACATTGTCGACACACTCATCAATG GTCTACAGCGTCTAGAATACCGTGGCTACGACTCGGCCGGTCTCGCCATCGATGGTGACAAGAAGAACGAGGTCTACGCCGTCAAGGAGGTTGGCAAGGTCGCTTCGCTCAAGAAGCTTGTTGATGAGCAGAACTTCGACCTCAACAAGGTCTTCGACTCGCACGCCGGCATTGCCCACACGCGATGGGCCACCCACGGCCCCCCTTCGCGTGTCAACTGCCATCCTCACAG GTCTGACCCCAATTGGGAGTTCTCCGTCGTACACAATGGCATCATCACAAACTACAAAGAACTCAAGACGCTGCTTGAGAGCAAGGGCTTCAAGTTCGAGACCGAGACCGACACCGAGGCTATTGCAAAGCTCACAAAGTACATCTGGAGCGAACACCCCGACCTGAGCTTCCCCTCGCTTGTCAAGGCTGTCATCAAGGAACTCCAGGGTGCCTTTGGTCTGCTCCTCAAGTCGGTTCACTACCCCCATGAGGTTGTGGCTGCCCGCAAGGGTTCGCCCCTTGTCATTGGTGTGCGGACAcagaagaagatgaaggTCGACTTTGTTGATGTCGAGTACAACGATGAGGGTGCAGCTCTCCCCGCCGAGAGCGCGTCACACAACGTTGCGCTAAAGAAGTCCAACAACCTCCTTGCTCCTCCGGACAAATCGCTCCTCCACCGATCGCAATCGCGAGCCTTCCTCTCGGACGACGGCGTTCCCATGCCCACCGAATTCTTCCTCTCGTCCGACCCCTCTTCTATTGTTGAGCACACCAAGAAGGTCCTGTACCTCGAGGACGATGACATTGCACACATCCACGAGGGATCGCTGAACATCCACCGTCTGCACAAGGACGATGGCTCTTCCAACGTCCGAACCATCCAGACGCTTGAGATCCAGCTCCAGGAAATCATGAAGGGCCGCTTCGACCACTTCATGCAGAAGGAAATCTTCGAGCAGCCAGAGTCGGTTGTCAACGCTATGCGTGGTCGTCTCGATGCTGTCAACAAGACGGTCACTCTTGGTGGTCTTCGCCAATACCTATCTACCATTAGGCGATGCAGGAGGATCATCTTCATTGCTTGCGGTACTTCGTACCACTCGTGCATGGCTGTCCGTGGTGTCTTCGAAGAGCTTACCGAGATCCCCATTGCTGTTGAGCTGGCCTCTGATTTCCTGGACCGCCAAGCACCCGTCTTCCGTGACGACACGTGTGTCTTCGTCTCGCAATCCGGTGAGACTGCCGACTCCCTAGGTGCTCTTCGCTACTGCCTGGAGCGCGGTGCCCTGACGGTCGGTATTGTCAACACGGTCGGTTCCTCCATCTCTCTCCTCACCCACTGCGGTGTTCACATCAACGCCGGTCCTGAGATTGGTGTTGCCTCGACCAAGGCATACACGTCGCAGTTTGTCTGTATGGTCATGTTCGCGCTGTCCCTCAGCGAGGACCGTGCTTCCAAGCAGAAGAGGCGCGAAGAGATCATCGAGGGTCTTACCAGGATCTCGGACCAGTTCAAGGAGGTGCTTAAGCTTGACCAGCCCATCAAGAAGCTCTGCGAGAGGTTCAAGAACCAGAAGTCTCTCCTGCTTCTCGGTCGTGGCTCTCAGCACGCCACTGCGCTCGAGGGTGCTTTGAAGATCAAGGAAATCTCGTACCTACATTGCGAGGCTGTCATGTCGGGAGAGCTCAAGCATGGTGTCCTGGCCCTGGTCGACGAAAACCTCCCCATTGTCATGATCCTCACCCGCGACGACATCTTTGCCAAGTCGCTCAACGCATACCAGCAGGTTATTGCCCGTAGCGGCCGGCCGATCATCATCTGCAACGAGGACGACCCGGAGTTCCCTACGGACAAGACTGACAAGATTGAGGTGCCCAAGAACGTTGATGTTCTGCAGGGTCTTATCAACGTTGTCCCTCTGCAACTCATGTCATACTGGATGGCCGTTGCCGAGGGCGTCAATGTCGATATGCCTCGCAACCTTGCCAAGTCGGTTACGGTCGAATAG